A genome region from Marispirochaeta aestuarii includes the following:
- a CDS encoding SatD family protein → MKQTLKQLSGASPEAYLSPLTITLGDEFQAVYGDFSAVFPHMLEILQFLSPHKLRVALAYGELTTDINPKAALEMDGPAFNLARGCMEGLKKRQSTALLIDGLPEDRLPLINAACTLLANALNDWKPATLRIARGLQKGESAQSLSEMLGITPRAVHKNIATNYVRDILAAMDAINREVRGLTEEKGGRFT, encoded by the coding sequence TTGAAACAGACTCTGAAACAGCTCTCCGGAGCCTCGCCGGAGGCCTATCTGTCCCCGCTGACCATCACCCTGGGGGATGAGTTTCAGGCGGTCTATGGGGACTTCTCTGCGGTTTTTCCCCATATGCTGGAGATCCTTCAGTTTCTTTCCCCCCACAAGCTTCGTGTGGCCCTGGCCTACGGGGAATTGACCACCGATATCAACCCGAAAGCTGCGTTGGAGATGGACGGTCCCGCCTTCAACCTGGCCCGGGGCTGCATGGAAGGCCTTAAAAAACGGCAAAGCACCGCTCTCCTGATTGACGGCCTGCCGGAGGATCGTCTCCCGCTGATAAACGCCGCGTGCACCCTGCTGGCGAATGCCCTGAACGACTGGAAACCCGCTACCCTTCGGATCGCCCGGGGACTGCAGAAGGGGGAGTCGGCGCAGAGCCTCTCCGAAATGCTCGGGATAACCCCCAGGGCGGTTCACAAGAACATCGCCACCAATTACGTTCGGGACATCCTCGCGGCCATGGACGCCATAAACCGGGAAGTCCGGGGCCTGACGGAAGAGAAGGGCGGAAGATTTACATGA